A single genomic interval of Pseudomonas sp. FeN3W harbors:
- a CDS encoding YVTN family beta-propeller repeat protein — protein MPRTALASAIAIALSLAAGSAVAATAYVSNEKDDSISVINLDTMETVETLEVGMRPRGLTLSHDNKLLYICASDSDTVQVMDLATRQIIKQLPSGADPEQFALHPNNKWLYISNEDDALVTVVDVDKEEVLAQIDVGVEPEGMGVSPDGKWAVNTSETTNMLHWIDTSTNELVDNTLVDQRPRHVEFTKDSKLLWASAEIGGTVSVVDVDKREILKTLTFKIKGVHPDKVQPVGIKLTSDGKYAFVALGPANHIAVVDAKTYEVLDYLLVGRRVWHMAFNPDESLLLTTNGVSGDVSVIDVDKLKVTKSIKVGRYPWGVVVAP, from the coding sequence ATGCCCAGAACTGCCCTTGCGTCCGCCATCGCCATTGCCCTCAGCCTTGCCGCAGGCTCGGCTGTCGCCGCCACCGCCTACGTCTCCAACGAGAAAGACGACAGCATCAGCGTGATCAACCTGGACACGATGGAAACCGTCGAGACGCTGGAAGTCGGCATGCGCCCGCGCGGCCTCACGCTCTCCCATGACAACAAGCTGCTGTACATCTGCGCCAGCGACTCGGACACCGTGCAGGTGATGGACCTGGCCACGCGGCAGATCATCAAGCAGCTGCCGTCGGGCGCCGATCCCGAGCAGTTCGCCCTGCACCCGAACAACAAGTGGCTGTACATCTCCAATGAAGACGACGCGCTGGTAACCGTGGTTGATGTCGACAAGGAAGAAGTGCTGGCGCAGATCGACGTCGGCGTCGAGCCTGAGGGCATGGGGGTGAGCCCGGACGGCAAGTGGGCGGTCAACACCAGCGAAACCACCAACATGCTGCACTGGATCGATACCAGCACCAACGAACTGGTCGACAACACCCTGGTCGACCAGCGCCCTCGCCACGTGGAGTTCACCAAGGACAGCAAGCTGCTCTGGGCCTCGGCCGAGATCGGCGGCACGGTCAGCGTGGTGGACGTCGATAAGCGCGAGATCCTCAAGACGCTGACCTTCAAGATCAAGGGCGTGCACCCGGACAAGGTCCAGCCGGTGGGCATCAAGCTCACCTCCGACGGCAAGTACGCCTTCGTCGCGCTCGGTCCGGCCAATCACATCGCCGTAGTCGATGCGAAGACCTACGAGGTGCTCGACTACCTGCTGGTGGGTCGCCGCGTCTGGCACATGGCGTTCAATCCTGACGAAAGCCTGCTGCTGACCACCAACGGCGTCAGCGGCGACGTTTCGGTGATCGACGTGGACAAGCTGAAGGTCACCAAGTCGATCAAAGTCGGCCGCTATCCCTGGGGCGTGGTGGTCGCACCATGA
- a CDS encoding 3'-5' exonuclease domain-containing protein 2, whose amino-acid sequence MSQKLIIHIRQQPDIDRLPRFDGLAPTSIVTPSNADEFRTAAEEIMGFACIGFDTESKPTFKVGEVSSGPHLIQFATPAKAYLFRIGVPGCVEAAGAILQAPAPVKIGFGLKSDRSRLHGKLGIRPASLLDLGSVLRYQGKKGQVGLRGAVAAVLDARIEKSRSVATSNWANPVLTEAQQAYAANDAYAALRVFLGLSADQQAMLLAALPR is encoded by the coding sequence TTGTCGCAGAAGCTGATCATTCATATCCGCCAGCAGCCGGACATCGACCGGTTGCCGCGCTTCGACGGACTGGCGCCGACGAGCATCGTCACCCCCTCGAACGCGGACGAGTTTCGTACGGCGGCGGAAGAAATCATGGGTTTTGCCTGCATCGGTTTCGATACCGAATCCAAGCCGACCTTCAAGGTGGGCGAAGTTTCCAGCGGTCCGCACCTGATCCAGTTCGCCACACCGGCAAAGGCCTACCTGTTCAGGATCGGCGTGCCCGGCTGCGTTGAAGCGGCCGGCGCCATCCTGCAAGCGCCCGCACCGGTGAAGATCGGTTTCGGGTTGAAGTCGGACCGTTCCAGGCTGCACGGCAAGCTGGGCATCCGGCCGGCCAGTCTGCTGGATCTGGGCTCGGTGCTTCGCTATCAGGGCAAGAAGGGACAGGTCGGCCTGCGGGGTGCGGTGGCCGCGGTGCTCGACGCCCGGATCGAAAAATCCCGCAGCGTGGCCACTTCGAACTGGGCGAACCCCGTGCTGACCGAGGCACAGCAGGCTTACGCGGCCAACGATGCCTACGCCGCGCTACGCGTGTTTCTCGGCTTGAGCGCAGACCAGCAGGCGATGCTGCTCGCGGCGTTGCCACGCTGA
- a CDS encoding ABC transporter substrate-binding protein: MRHVFRRAGLLIALTCCTQFAAAAASPELAIRIGYLGYRPDTGPVLSNVIPEPEDAGLRGAELAITDSNSTGRFLKHSYVLEAATSETPDELLEQAARQYADGLRLFVVNAPAESLRQLSDAMPEALLINAGSADDALRSQNCLANVLHTLPSRSMLADALGQFLATRRWNRWMLIVGPTAEDQAYAEALRRAAKRFGHRIVEEKPWSFDNDQRRSAQAEMPLFTQGAEYDVVLVADERGDFGEYVPYHTWLPRPVAGTQGLIATGWHKTVETYGAAQLQKRFEAHAKRWMNDRDFAAWMGVRSLAAAVTRLRSTDAAAIRQLSLSGELPLDGFKGRKLSFRPWNGQLRQPIPLVHPRALVSNSPQDGFLHPTSELDTLGFDAPESSCRLNEAPS, encoded by the coding sequence ATGCGCCACGTATTTCGACGAGCCGGTTTGCTGATCGCCCTCACCTGCTGCACCCAATTCGCTGCAGCGGCTGCCAGCCCGGAGCTGGCGATACGCATCGGTTATCTCGGTTATCGCCCAGACACCGGCCCTGTGCTCTCCAACGTCATTCCCGAGCCTGAAGACGCCGGCCTGCGCGGCGCCGAACTGGCGATCACCGACAGCAACAGCACGGGGCGTTTTCTCAAGCACAGCTATGTGCTCGAAGCGGCCACCAGCGAAACGCCGGACGAACTCCTGGAACAGGCCGCCAGGCAGTACGCCGACGGCCTGCGCCTGTTCGTGGTCAACGCTCCGGCTGAATCCCTGCGCCAGCTGTCGGACGCCATGCCGGAGGCGCTGCTGATCAACGCTGGCAGTGCCGACGATGCACTGCGCAGCCAGAATTGCCTGGCGAATGTGCTGCACACCCTGCCCAGCCGCAGCATGCTCGCCGATGCGCTCGGCCAGTTTCTCGCGACACGCCGCTGGAATCGCTGGATGCTGATCGTCGGCCCTACGGCTGAGGATCAGGCCTATGCCGAGGCTCTGCGGCGCGCGGCCAAACGCTTCGGTCACCGCATCGTGGAGGAGAAGCCCTGGAGTTTCGATAACGACCAGCGCCGCAGTGCCCAGGCCGAGATGCCGCTGTTCACCCAGGGCGCCGAATACGACGTGGTGCTGGTGGCCGACGAGCGTGGCGACTTCGGTGAGTACGTGCCGTATCACACCTGGCTGCCGCGCCCGGTGGCCGGCACCCAGGGCCTGATCGCCACCGGCTGGCACAAGACCGTGGAAACCTACGGTGCCGCGCAATTGCAGAAACGCTTCGAGGCGCATGCCAAGCGCTGGATGAACGACCGCGATTTCGCCGCCTGGATGGGCGTACGCAGCCTCGCGGCGGCGGTCACCCGCCTGCGTAGCACGGACGCTGCGGCAATCCGTCAGTTGTCGCTCAGCGGTGAGCTGCCACTGGATGGTTTCAAGGGTCGCAAGCTGAGCTTCCGCCCATGGAATGGCCAGCTGCGCCAGCCGATCCCGCTGGTACACCCGCGCGCACTGGTATCGAACTCGCCGCAGGATGGCTTCCTGCATCCCACCAGCGAACTGGACACCCTCGGCTTCGACGCACCGGAAAGCAGCTGCCGCCTGAACGAGGCACCCTCATGA
- a CDS encoding MFS transporter, which yields MPSRLRIVLALGSAQTLAWGSTYYLPAILAEPMASELGISTGNVFAAFSLALIVTAVLGPLSGRRIDHNGGRDVLALSSVVFALGLAMLGLANGSLMLWAGWLVIGIGMALGLYESAFSTLAGIYGRDARGAITGITLLAGFASTVCWPISGWLNAEFGWRATCLTWAGAHLLLGLPLNRLLIPVGVQPAPTAAEQAQTDGPSGAGLTMALLAFVFAATWFTSTAMAAHLPRLLQESGLSPTAAIGIAALVGPAQVGARCLEFVLLQRFHPLISARLAAIAHPIGAVGVMLAGAPATTAFVLLHGAGNGILTIAKGTLPLAIFGPHGYGLRQGLLMVPARFAQAFSPLVFALLIDDFGTRALWLSAGLGVLAYAALTFLQRRAHGLA from the coding sequence ATGCCGTCACGTCTGCGCATCGTTCTCGCACTCGGCAGTGCACAGACCCTGGCCTGGGGCTCGACCTACTACCTGCCGGCCATTCTCGCCGAGCCGATGGCGAGCGAACTGGGCATCTCCACCGGCAATGTATTCGCCGCGTTCTCCCTGGCACTGATCGTCACCGCCGTCCTCGGGCCGCTGTCGGGCAGGCGCATCGACCATAACGGCGGGCGCGATGTGCTGGCGCTTTCCAGCGTCGTCTTTGCTCTCGGCCTGGCCATGCTCGGTCTGGCCAACGGGTCGCTGATGCTTTGGGCTGGCTGGTTGGTGATCGGCATCGGCATGGCGCTGGGCCTTTACGAGTCGGCCTTCTCCACGCTTGCCGGCATCTACGGCCGCGACGCGCGTGGCGCGATCACCGGCATCACCTTGCTTGCCGGCTTCGCCAGTACGGTGTGCTGGCCGATCAGCGGCTGGTTGAATGCCGAGTTCGGCTGGCGCGCCACATGCCTCACATGGGCCGGAGCGCATCTACTGCTCGGGCTGCCATTGAACCGGCTGCTGATTCCGGTTGGCGTCCAGCCGGCCCCGACCGCGGCAGAGCAAGCGCAGACAGACGGACCTTCAGGTGCAGGATTGACCATGGCGCTGCTGGCCTTCGTCTTCGCTGCCACCTGGTTCACCAGCACGGCGATGGCGGCGCACCTGCCACGTCTGTTGCAGGAGTCCGGGCTGTCGCCGACAGCGGCCATCGGAATCGCGGCGCTGGTCGGGCCGGCGCAGGTCGGGGCGCGCTGTCTGGAGTTCGTCCTGCTGCAGCGCTTCCATCCGCTGATCTCGGCGCGCCTCGCCGCCATCGCCCATCCCATCGGTGCGGTTGGCGTGATGCTGGCGGGTGCGCCTGCGACCACCGCATTCGTGCTTCTGCATGGCGCTGGCAACGGCATTCTGACCATCGCCAAAGGCACCTTGCCGCTGGCGATATTCGGCCCCCATGGCTATGGCCTGCGCCAGGGTCTGCTGATGGTGCCGGCACGCTTCGCCCAGGCGTTTTCGCCGCTGGTGTTCGCGCTGCTGATCGATGACTTCGGTACGCGGGCGCTGTGGCTGTCGGCGGGGTTGGGGGTGTTGGCCTATGCCGCGCTGACCTTCCTGCAACGCCGGGCGCATGGGCTGGCCTGA
- a CDS encoding copper-binding protein: MPTYKALLLNLLFVGSLVGFDHSHAAGDLTRRTQALPDLKFGSEQSDYAVSQNEYQLETGVAYQLKVSSDGQKECAFQAPEFAKSIFLRKVEAGGVEIKAITLVELEFEDAGEAEIFFLPVKPGSYPFYCKGLENKGMEGRFVVK; encoded by the coding sequence ATGCCCACTTACAAAGCGCTGCTGCTCAACCTGCTGTTCGTTGGCAGCCTGGTCGGATTCGATCACAGCCACGCCGCCGGTGACCTGACCCGTCGTACGCAGGCCCTGCCGGATTTGAAGTTCGGTTCCGAGCAGAGCGATTACGCCGTTTCGCAGAACGAATATCAGCTGGAGACCGGCGTCGCCTATCAGCTCAAGGTCAGCTCCGATGGCCAGAAGGAGTGCGCATTCCAGGCCCCCGAGTTCGCCAAGTCGATCTTCTTGCGCAAGGTCGAGGCCGGTGGCGTGGAGATCAAGGCGATCACGCTGGTCGAGCTGGAGTTCGAGGATGCCGGCGAGGCGGAAATCTTCTTCCTGCCCGTCAAGCCGGGCAGCTATCCCTTCTACTGCAAGGGGCTAGAGAACAAGGGCATGGAAGGCCGGTTCGTGGTCAAGTGA
- a CDS encoding HAMP domain-containing sensor histidine kinase — translation MSALWRINLLVTLLFTLIAMVCLAVLLRQAAHDVKRELDAAAAVVGYLGEMAERDPDSLRPGLTDSLRHVRVRWLDANELVPAGVDPVFDGWLGAWLYPAELSSPRVLELSNGQRLQISVDPHDEVEEVRDSLLQLLVLFGLALLLCLLAIRWAVRPGMRVLSELLGALVSIADGRLDTRLPSHRFAESRKLAERFNHMAAALEEARADNDQLTQALLALQERERTRLAQALHDDLGQYLAGIRARACLLRVQAEQPDAIRETAAHLEQHSLDLQNGFRTLVRDLYPVMLDHLSLEDAIGQLAEQWQSTQGIACEIRLRGPIPVLSMDAKVHLYRMVQEALTNVARHARATHVCLHLCGDHNGLRLLLRDDGHGLPPERPGVGLRSMIEHARCLGARLRVRHRAGKGWALYLKLPLQGATS, via the coding sequence ATGTCCGCACTCTGGCGAATCAATCTGCTGGTCACGCTGCTCTTCACGCTGATCGCCATGGTCTGTCTGGCGGTGTTGCTGCGCCAGGCCGCCCACGATGTAAAGCGTGAGCTCGATGCCGCCGCCGCGGTGGTCGGCTATCTCGGCGAGATGGCCGAGCGTGATCCCGACTCCCTGCGCCCTGGGCTGACCGATAGTTTGCGCCACGTGCGCGTGCGCTGGCTGGACGCCAATGAATTGGTGCCCGCCGGTGTCGATCCGGTGTTCGACGGCTGGCTCGGCGCCTGGTTGTACCCTGCCGAACTGTCATCGCCCCGCGTCCTTGAGCTTTCCAACGGCCAGCGGCTGCAGATCAGCGTCGATCCGCATGACGAAGTGGAAGAGGTCAGGGACTCGTTGCTGCAGCTGCTGGTACTGTTCGGCCTGGCGCTGCTGCTCTGCCTGCTGGCGATTCGCTGGGCCGTGCGCCCCGGCATGCGAGTGCTCAGCGAATTGCTTGGCGCGCTGGTAAGCATCGCCGACGGCCGGCTCGACACCCGCCTGCCATCGCATCGCTTCGCCGAGTCGCGCAAGCTCGCCGAGCGCTTCAATCACATGGCCGCTGCACTCGAAGAGGCGCGAGCCGATAACGATCAACTGACCCAAGCGCTGCTGGCGCTGCAGGAACGTGAGCGCACCCGGCTGGCGCAGGCGCTGCATGACGATCTCGGCCAGTATCTGGCCGGCATCCGCGCGCGGGCCTGCCTGCTGCGCGTCCAGGCCGAACAACCCGACGCCATTCGCGAAACCGCGGCGCACCTCGAGCAGCACAGCCTCGATCTGCAGAATGGTTTTCGCACGCTGGTGCGTGATCTATACCCGGTGATGCTCGATCACCTGAGCCTGGAAGACGCCATCGGCCAACTCGCCGAGCAGTGGCAGAGTACCCAGGGCATCGCGTGCGAAATCCGGTTGCGCGGACCGATTCCAGTGCTGTCGATGGACGCCAAGGTGCATCTCTATCGCATGGTGCAGGAGGCGCTGACCAACGTGGCGCGGCATGCGCGCGCGACTCATGTGTGCCTGCATCTGTGTGGGGATCACAACGGGCTGCGCCTGCTGCTACGGGACGATGGCCATGGGCTGCCGCCAGAGCGGCCGGGCGTCGGCCTGCGTTCGATGATCGAGCACGCGCGCTGTCTGGGTGCCCGGCTGCGTGTGCGTCACCGCGCCGGCAAGGGTTGGGCGCTCTATCTCAAGTTGCCTTTGCAAGGAGCCACGTCATGA
- a CDS encoding TonB-dependent receptor, with translation MPYQLCCSAMPRRTLLSLAIAALLPASVHAEQMLDLGSQEVVGTTPLPGIELPKDQVPSNVQSLDDEDLRRLGGQSLAEKLQRGLPSVNINEIQGNPYQADLNYRGFTASPLLGTPQGLSVFLDGVRVNEAFGDVVHWDLLPNTAIANMALVPGSNPLYGLNTLGGALALQTKRGDTHPGGSAELYGGSFGRQGGAIEQGGSHEEFSWYLAAEGMDEDGWRDHSPSEVRQLFGKFAWTTDTTDLALTLAHADNDLIGNGLIPESMYDQRREAIFTHPDQTENRNHLMALSASHWLNDNDRLSGTVYLRRTRTATLNGDGNDEYEDEYEAWEDGGFIGEGPESGVLNRTRTTQRAYGLALQWARHVGAHQFAFGLSHDNTRASLHQSEQGGELTDARGITASEEEEQANSLLGRTRTSSLYATDTWALTDALQLTGSLRYNRTRVVNTDRMGDALNGDFTYRKLNPALGFAWQLQPAVTVYGGFSQGNRAPTPIELGCADPAKPCSLPNAMAADPFLEQVVTRTLELGVRGELAGGTRWNLGAFRSVNHDDLLFVGTGGSMGYFTNFGRTRRQGIELGLAGEQGAFDWRVDYTYLHATFRSAACILAENNSTEGEGGCPDDEIRVSSGDYLPGLPRHNLKLGLNWNLNERLRVGTSVLAYSSQYVRGNENNRHQPNDEVEGSGKLPGYAVVNLTADYRFARDWTLFGRVDNLFDKRYATGGALAENPFVGAGNAFESDPDEWRHEQFIAPGAPRAGWVGVRYRWDAL, from the coding sequence ATGCCGTATCAGCTCTGTTGCAGCGCGATGCCCCGACGTACGCTGCTGTCCCTCGCTATCGCCGCGCTGTTGCCGGCGTCCGTTCATGCCGAGCAGATGCTCGATCTCGGCAGCCAGGAGGTGGTCGGTACCACGCCGCTGCCGGGCATCGAGCTGCCGAAGGATCAGGTACCGTCCAACGTCCAGTCGCTGGATGACGAGGACCTGCGGCGGCTCGGCGGCCAGTCGCTGGCCGAGAAACTGCAGCGCGGATTGCCGAGCGTCAACATCAACGAGATCCAGGGCAATCCGTACCAGGCGGACCTCAACTATCGTGGCTTCACCGCCTCGCCGCTGCTCGGTACGCCACAGGGCCTTTCGGTGTTTCTCGACGGCGTGCGGGTCAACGAAGCGTTCGGCGATGTGGTGCACTGGGACCTTCTCCCGAACACCGCCATTGCCAACATGGCCCTGGTGCCGGGCTCGAACCCGCTGTACGGCCTGAACACCCTGGGCGGCGCGCTGGCGCTGCAGACCAAGCGTGGCGATACCCATCCAGGTGGCTCGGCGGAGCTCTACGGCGGCTCGTTCGGACGCCAGGGTGGTGCCATTGAACAGGGTGGCAGCCATGAGGAATTCTCCTGGTACTTGGCCGCCGAGGGCATGGACGAGGACGGCTGGCGTGACCATTCGCCATCCGAGGTCCGCCAGCTGTTCGGCAAGTTCGCCTGGACCACCGACACCACCGATCTGGCCCTGACGCTGGCACACGCCGACAACGACCTGATCGGCAACGGCCTGATCCCGGAGAGCATGTACGACCAGCGGCGCGAGGCGATCTTCACCCATCCCGACCAGACCGAGAACCGCAACCACCTGATGGCCTTGTCCGCGAGCCACTGGCTGAACGACAACGATCGGCTGTCCGGCACGGTCTATCTGCGCCGCACACGTACCGCGACGCTCAATGGCGACGGCAACGATGAGTACGAGGATGAATACGAGGCGTGGGAAGACGGCGGCTTTATCGGCGAAGGGCCGGAGAGCGGCGTGCTGAACCGTACCCGCACCACGCAACGAGCCTATGGGCTGGCGCTGCAGTGGGCGCGGCATGTCGGTGCGCATCAGTTCGCCTTCGGCCTGTCCCACGACAATACTCGCGCCAGCCTCCACCAGAGCGAGCAGGGCGGCGAGCTGACCGACGCGCGCGGCATCACCGCCAGCGAAGAGGAAGAACAGGCCAACAGTCTGCTGGGACGCACCCGTACTTCCAGCCTCTATGCCACCGATACCTGGGCGCTGACCGACGCGCTGCAGCTGACCGGCTCGCTACGCTACAACCGCACCCGCGTGGTCAACACCGATCGCATGGGCGATGCGCTGAATGGTGACTTCACCTATCGCAAGCTCAATCCCGCGCTGGGTTTTGCCTGGCAGCTGCAGCCGGCGGTGACGGTCTACGGCGGCTTCTCCCAGGGCAACCGCGCGCCGACGCCAATCGAGCTGGGCTGCGCCGATCCGGCGAAACCCTGCAGCCTGCCGAATGCCATGGCGGCCGATCCCTTCCTCGAGCAGGTGGTCACCCGCACGCTGGAACTCGGTGTGCGTGGCGAACTGGCGGGTGGCACCCGCTGGAACCTCGGGGCCTTTCGCAGCGTGAACCATGATGATCTGCTCTTTGTCGGCACCGGCGGCAGCATGGGCTACTTCACCAACTTCGGTCGCACCCGCCGCCAGGGCATCGAACTGGGGCTGGCCGGCGAGCAGGGGGCGTTCGACTGGCGAGTGGACTACACCTATCTGCATGCGACCTTCCGCTCCGCGGCCTGCATCCTGGCCGAGAACAACAGCACCGAAGGCGAGGGCGGCTGCCCGGACGACGAGATTCGCGTGTCCAGCGGCGACTATTTGCCGGGCCTGCCCAGGCACAACCTCAAGCTGGGGCTGAACTGGAACCTCAACGAGCGGCTGCGAGTCGGCACCAGCGTCCTGGCGTACTCGTCGCAGTACGTGCGCGGCAACGAGAACAACCGTCATCAGCCCAACGACGAGGTAGAAGGCAGCGGCAAGCTGCCAGGTTACGCGGTAGTCAACCTCACGGCCGATTACCGCTTCGCCCGTGATTGGACCCTGTTCGGTCGGGTCGACAACCTCTTCGACAAGCGTTACGCCACCGGCGGTGCGCTGGCCGAGAATCCGTTTGTTGGCGCCGGCAACGCCTTCGAATCGGACCCGGACGAATGGCGTCACGAGCAGTTCATCGCTCCTGGCGCGCCGCGGGCGGGCTGGGTGGGCGTGCGTTATCGCTGGGATGCGCTATAA
- a CDS encoding response regulator transcription factor has translation MKILLVDDHAVVRQGYASLLKALLPEVTVSEAASGEQALEQVQESIPSLVVLDLGLPGISGLETCRRLRQRLPLLPVLVFSMHDELALVRQALDAGASGYLTKRCAPDVLVEAVRKVLAGQTFIEQPLATELACQRPSQSPIKGRLAEMTPREMEIFIMLARGIGNREIAERLCISSKTVSNHMALLKSKLEVSSQAELVHLAIDQGLLRVGDRMLCEA, from the coding sequence ATGAAGATTCTGCTGGTGGATGACCACGCGGTAGTGCGTCAGGGCTATGCGAGCCTGCTCAAGGCACTGCTTCCGGAAGTGACCGTCAGTGAAGCCGCCAGCGGGGAGCAGGCGCTGGAACAGGTGCAGGAGTCGATTCCCAGCCTGGTCGTGCTCGACCTCGGCCTGCCGGGCATCAGTGGTCTGGAAACCTGCCGGCGCTTGCGTCAGCGGCTCCCGTTGTTGCCGGTGCTGGTGTTCAGCATGCACGACGAGCTGGCGCTGGTTCGGCAGGCACTGGATGCCGGCGCCTCCGGCTATCTGACCAAGCGCTGCGCGCCGGACGTGCTGGTCGAGGCGGTGCGCAAGGTGCTCGCCGGGCAGACCTTCATCGAGCAGCCGCTGGCGACCGAGCTGGCTTGCCAGCGGCCGTCGCAGTCGCCAATCAAGGGGCGACTGGCCGAGATGACGCCGCGTGAAATGGAAATCTTCATCATGCTCGCGCGGGGCATCGGCAATCGGGAGATCGCCGAGCGGCTGTGCATCAGCAGCAAGACCGTCTCGAACCACATGGCCCTGCTGAAAAGCAAGCTGGAGGTCAGCTCCCAGGCCGAACTCGTGCACCTGGCCATCGACCAGGGTTTGCTCCGAGTCGGTGACCGCATGCTGTGCGAGGCCTGA
- a CDS encoding SEL1-like repeat protein — protein sequence MIRLGAAALLGLATQPASADELGYEAYVDSPKRIKCLYGYVTAKTGNFDAAKAIFEDCVARWSDVYSMISLAQMYESGSGMAPDLRKSAELLKQGAEQPDDASYVSLARYHWGVALAEGRGVEADQVAARHWLQRAAAGGQEEAEDYLRQLDSSDATAPITQ from the coding sequence ATGATCCGTCTCGGTGCAGCCGCCCTGCTCGGCCTTGCCACACAGCCCGCCAGCGCCGACGAGCTGGGCTATGAGGCCTATGTCGACAGCCCCAAGCGCATCAAATGTCTCTACGGCTACGTGACGGCGAAGACCGGCAACTTCGATGCCGCCAAGGCGATCTTCGAAGACTGCGTGGCGCGCTGGAGCGACGTCTACTCGATGATCTCGCTGGCGCAAATGTACGAGAGCGGCAGCGGCATGGCGCCGGACCTGCGCAAATCCGCCGAACTGCTGAAGCAAGGCGCGGAGCAACCGGACGATGCCAGCTATGTCAGCCTGGCGCGCTACCACTGGGGCGTCGCCTTGGCCGAAGGTCGTGGCGTCGAAGCCGATCAGGTCGCCGCACGCCACTGGCTGCAGCGCGCAGCCGCCGGCGGCCAGGAAGAAGCCGAAGACTATCTGCGTCAGCTGGACAGCAGCGACGCCACTGCCCCCATCACACAATAA
- a CDS encoding ABC transporter ATP-binding protein, which produces MTALEVSDVAFAYGERRALDEVSFTAAQGRFTALLGPNGAGKSTLIALLTRLYDLQQGQIRIAGFDLRETPRKALARLGVVFQQSTLDLDLTVEQNLRYHAALHGMPRAVANERIELELQRQQLGERRRSKVRELNGGHRRRVEIARALLHRPELLLLDEASAGLDPASRQALNQHVRMLCQEQGMSVLWTTHLLDEVRADDDLLVLNRGRLVAQGRAADLATEGEDLAASFARLTGNEAHGAGSNLGHQSAVLDSTPRTIETVHAMSASNPEAAHGTRALLDSERKRS; this is translated from the coding sequence ATGACTGCGCTGGAGGTCAGCGATGTCGCGTTCGCCTACGGTGAGCGAAGGGCACTGGACGAGGTGAGTTTTACTGCAGCGCAAGGACGTTTCACGGCATTGCTCGGGCCGAACGGAGCGGGAAAGTCGACCCTGATCGCACTGCTGACCCGGCTGTACGACCTGCAGCAGGGGCAGATCCGTATCGCCGGCTTCGATCTGCGCGAAACGCCGCGCAAGGCCCTTGCGCGCCTGGGTGTGGTCTTCCAGCAGAGCACACTGGACCTGGACCTCACGGTCGAACAGAACCTGCGCTACCACGCGGCGCTGCATGGCATGCCACGTGCCGTGGCGAACGAACGCATCGAGCTGGAACTGCAGCGCCAGCAGCTCGGCGAGCGGCGACGCAGCAAGGTGCGCGAACTCAACGGTGGTCACCGTCGCCGAGTGGAAATCGCCCGTGCCCTGTTGCACCGGCCCGAGCTGCTGTTGCTCGATGAGGCCAGCGCCGGCCTCGATCCCGCCAGCCGCCAGGCGCTCAACCAGCATGTCCGCATGCTTTGCCAGGAACAGGGCATGAGCGTGCTGTGGACCACGCATTTGCTCGATGAAGTTCGCGCCGACGACGATCTGCTGGTGCTCAACCGCGGCCGCCTGGTGGCCCAAGGCCGTGCCGCGGACCTGGCGACCGAGGGTGAAGACCTGGCCGCGAGCTTTGCACGACTGACCGGCAACGAGGCCCACGGCGCCGGCAGCAATCTCGGCCACCAGAGTGCCGTGCTGGACAGCACGCCGCGCACCATCGAAACCGTGCACGCGATGTCGGCTTCCAACCCAGAGGCGGCTCACGGCACGCGCGCGCTCCTCGATTCGGAGCGGAAACGCTCATGA